A genomic segment from Nicotiana tabacum cultivar K326 chromosome 7, ASM71507v2, whole genome shotgun sequence encodes:
- the LOC107765194 gene encoding 26S proteasome regulatory subunit S10B homolog B-like, whose translation MSTEEEAVRRRTALADYRKKLLQHKELDARVRTVRENLRATKKEYAKTEDDLKSLQSVGQIIGEVLRPLDNERLIVKASSGPRYVVGCRSKVDKEKLTSGTRVVLDMTTLTIMRALPREVDPVVHNMLHEDPGNISYSAVGGLSDQIRELRESIELPLMNPELFLRVGIKPPKGVLLYGPPGTGKTLLARAIASNIDANFLKVVSSAIIDKYIGESARLIREMFNYARDHQPCIIFMDEIDAIGGRRFSEGTSADREIQRTLMELLNQLDGFDQLGKVKMIMATNRPDVLDPALLRPGRLDRKIEIPLPNEQSRMEVLKIHAAGIAKHGEIDYEAVVKLAEGFNGADLRNVCTEAGMSAIRAERDYVIHEDFMKAVRKLNEAKKLESSAHYSADFGKE comes from the exons ATGTCGACCGAAGAAGAAGCCGTCAGACGCCGTACGGCACTCGCCGACTATCGGAAGAAGCTCCTTCAGCACAAGGAGCTTGATGCTCGTGTTCGGACAG TGAGAGAAAACTTGCGGGCTACCAAAAAGGAATATGCTAAAACAGAAGATGATTTAAAGTCTCTTCAGAGTGTTGGGCAGATCATTGGAGAAGTGCTCCGACCTCTAGATAATGAGCGTT TGATAGTTAAAGCTAGCAGTGGCCCCCGGTATGTGGTTGGCTGTCGCAGTAAAGTGGACAAGGAAAAATTGACTTCGGGCACAAGAGTGGTTCTCGATATGACGACACTTACAATTATGCGAGCACTCCCCCGTGAA GTTGATCCTGTAGTACACAACATGCTTCATGAAGATCCTGGTAACATAAGTTACTCTGCTGTGGGTGGACTGTCAGATCAGATCAGGGAGCTGAGAGAATCCATAGAGTTACCTCTAATGAACCCCGAGCTTTTCCTTCGTGTTGGGATTAAGCCTCCAAAG GGTGTTCTTCTCTATGGGCCGCCTGGAACGGGCAAGACATTGTTAGCCAGGGCAATTGCTAGCAACATAGATGCCAATTTCTTAAAG GTTGTGTCAAGTGCCATTATTGATAAGTACATAGGTGAGAGTGCAAGATTGATCCGGGAAATGTTTAATTATGCTCGTGATCACCAA CCCTGCATCATTTTCATGGATGAGATTGATGCAATTGGTGGACGTCGTTTTAGCGAGGGGACAAGTGCAGACCGTGAAATTCAAAGAACGCTCATGGAATTGCTTAATCAGTTGGATGGATTCGACCAGCTTGGAAAG GTAAAAATGATTATGGCAACGAATAGACCTGATGTTTTGGACCCAGCTCTTCTTCGCCCTGGTCGGTTAGATAGAAAGATAGAAATACCCTTGCCTAATGAACAATCAAGAATGGAAGTCCTCAAGATCCATGCTGCTGGGATAGCCAAACATGGTGAAATTGATTATGAGGCTGTTGTCAAGCTTGCTGAG GGTTTTAATGGGGCTGATCTGCGGAATGTTTGCACTGAAGCCGGTATGTCTGCGATTCGTGCAGAGCGTGATTATGTCATCCATGAGGATTTCATGAAg GCGGTAAGGAAACTGAATGAAGCAAAGAAACTTGAATCAAGTGCTCACTACAGTGCTGATTTTGGTAAGGAATAA
- the LOC107765193 gene encoding putative receptor-like protein kinase At2g21480, which produces MKKMPRGSPPPPHFISFLSSSIMANILVAFICLIILSPSSIMPVSAQSDTASAKSFPAFTPSDNYLVDCGSTSPTTLPGNRAFQPDQNTAKYLAYSGRDIQASAPENNNNVPSPIYLNAKIFNNEATYTFHVTNPGLHWIRLHFFPLQNNEFNLQTAKFSVSTDKLVLLRDFQMEKNEAIMKEFLVNVTTERYAIKFSPSEGSIAFINAIEFVTAPSQVLDYSVPLLFPVSQKFDLSNSNFETTYRLNMGGSFLDATKDTLGRNWLPDSPFRNNATGQVVSVQPSAIQYPTPGGSPLIAPPTVYSTAVKMADSETTIPNFNISWMMDIDTAYSYLIRLHFCDIISKALNELYFNVYINDKMAISGLDLSSLTNNHLSTAFYKDFVVDSSSSSNPLSVKVSPVNDVQGFRNAILNGLEVFRMNNSLGSFDGEYGVNGKKSSGPSKTVAYVGFAMMFGAFVGLGAIVFKWQKRPQDWQKRNSFSSWLLPLHAGDTSFMASKASLSRKSQFFSSTMGLGRYFSFAELSDATNNWDSNAIIGVGGFGNVYYGEIDDGTKVAVKRGNPQSEQGINEFQTEIQMLSKLRHRHLVSLIGYCDENTEMILVYEFMQNGPFRDHLYGKNLPSLSWKQRLEICIGSARGLHYLHTGASTAIIHRDVKTTNILLDENLVAKMADFGLSKDCLSTESHVSTAVKGSFGYLDPEYFRKQQLTDKSDVYSFGVVLLEALCARPAINPALPREQVNLAEWALQWKRKGLLDKIVDPNLVGQINPESMKKFAEAAEKCLAECGADRPSMGDVLWNLEYALQLQEASLQGKTEEENKASASPASPAIVAPTPAPASAPSTPDNRPISSPEQTRNPAELQTIDDHSGTAMFAQFAELNGR; this is translated from the coding sequence ATGAAAAAAATGCCTAGAGGATCACCACCTCCACCACATTTTATCTCATTCTTATCGTCGTCAATCATGGCCAATATCCTCGTGGCGTTTATTTGCCTCATTATTCTTAGCCCCTCGAGTATAATGCCCGTTTCAGCACAATCAGATACTGCATCTGCAAAATCTTTTCCAGCATTTACACCATCAGATAATTACCTTGTTGATTGTGGATCGACTTCTCCTACTACTCTTCCAGGAAATCGCGCGTTTCAACCAGATCAAAATACAGCTAAATATTTAGCCTATAGTGGACGTGACATTCAGGCTTCTGCACCAGAGAACAATAATAATGTACCTTCACCTATATATCTCAACGCGAAGATTTTCAATAATGAAGCTACGTACACATTTCATGTGACAAATCCAGGATTGCATTGGATCCgtcttcatttttttcctttaCAAAATAACGAATTTAATCTCCAAACTGCTAAATTCTCTGTTTCAACAGATAAATTAGTCCTTCTCCGCGACTTTCAAATGGAAAAAAACGAAGCAATTATGAAAGAGTTTCTTGTAAATGTCACAACAGAACGTTACGCTATTAAATTTTCGCCTTCTGAAGGGTCCATTGCATTTATCAATGCAATTGAGTTTGTTACTGCTCCAAGCCAAGTACTTGACTACTCTGTCCCTTTACTTTTCCCCGTTTCGCAAAAATTTGATCTCTCCAACAGTAATTTTGAAACTACCTATAGGCTTAATATGGGTGGTTCATTTCTTGATGCTACAAAGGATACTTTAGGGAGAAATTGGTTACCTGATTCACCGTTCCGTAATAATGCCACAGGACAAGTTGTTTCTGTTCAACCATCTGCTATTCAATATCCTACACCGGGAGGTTCGCCTTTGATTGCTCCTCCTACAGTTTACAGTACTGCAGTAAAAATGGCAGATTCAGAAACTACTATTCCCAATTTCAACATATCATGGATGATGGATATTGATACCGCGTATTCATACCTCATTCGCCTTCATTTCTGCGATATCATTAGCAAAGCGCTCAATGAGCTGTATTTCAATGTGTACATTAATGATAAGATGGCAATTTCCGGGCTAGACTTGTCATCTTTGACTAATAATCATTTGTCTACAGCTTTTTACAAAGATTTTGTAGTAGATTCCTCTTCATCATCCAATCCGCTCAGTGTAAAGGTTTCTCCAGTGAACGATGTCCAAGGATTCAGGAACGCGATCTTGAATGGTCTTGAGGTTTTTAGGATGAATAATTCTTTGGGTAGTTTTGATGGAGAATATGGTGTTAATGGTAAGAAGAGTAGTGGGCCAAGCAAAACAGTGGCTTATGTTGGTTTTGCAATGATGTTTGGAGCCTTTGTAGGATTAGGTGCTATTGTTTTCAAGTGGCAAAAAAGGCCTCAAGATTGGCAAAAGAGGAACAGTTTCTCCTCTTGGTTGCTTCCACTACACGCCGGAGATACAAGTTTTATGGCAAGCAAGGCTTCATTGTCGCGCAAGAGCCAATTTTTCTCTTCAACAATGGGATTAGGACGGTATTTCTCTTTTGCTGAATTATCAGACGCCACAAATAATTGGGATTCGAATGCCATAATTGGCGTTGGTGGTTTTGGAAATGTGTATTATGGAGAAATTGACGATGGTACCAAAGTTGCTGTTAAGAGAGGCAATCCACAATCTGAACAAGGCATCAATGAGTTTCAGACCGAGATTCAGATGTTGTCCAAGCTCAGACATCGCCATCTGGTGTCGTTGATTGGTTATTGTGATGAAAACACGGAGATGATATTGGTTTATGAGTTCATGCAAAATGGTCCATTCAGAGATCATTTATATGGAAAGAACTTACCTTCTTTGTCCTGGAAGCAAAGGCTAGAAATTTGCATTGGCTCCGCTCGTGGGCTTCATTACCTCCACACGGGTGCATCTACAGCGATAATTCACAGAGATGTCAAAACCACTAACATTCTTCTCGATGAGAACTTAGTCGCGAAGATGGCTGATTTTGGACTATCGAAGGATTGCCTTTCCACGGAGAGTCACGTTAGCACAGCTGTGAAGGGAAGTTTCGGGTACCTTGATCCTGAGTACTTCCGCAAGCAGCAACTAACGGACAAGTCAGATGTATACTCGTTCGGGGTAGTACTTCTAGAAGCCTTATGCGCTCGTCCTGCAATTAATCCAGCACTTCCAAGAGAGCAAGTGAATTTGGCTGAATGGGCATTGCAATGGAAGAGAAAAGGATTGTTGGACAAGATTGTTGATCCTAATCTTGTGGGACAAATTAATCCAGAGTCAATGAAGAAATTTGCTGAAGCAGCAGAAAAGTGTTTGGCTGAATGTGGTGCTGATAGGCCAAGTATGGGTGATGTGCTGTGGAACTTGGAATATGCTTTGCAGCTGCAAGAAGCCTCATTACAAGGAAAAACTGAGGAAGAAAATAAAGCATCTGCTTCTCCGGCCTCTCCTGCTATAGTTGCCCCTACTCCTGCCCCGGCCTCTGCACCTTCCACTCCTGATAACCGACCAATTTCTTCACCCGAGCAGACAAGAAATCCTGCTGAACTTCAAACAATTGACGATCATTCAGGAACTGCAATGTTTGCTCAATTTGCTGAACTTAATGGCCGATGA